CTAGACCGGCTCTGTACCCAGGTCGAAACCGCGCTTTTCCTCGACCCTTGGCTGAACCGCGTTGCAACGATCACCGATGTAAACACCCGGATGGGGTTTGCGGCGGAGGGGGCGTTTGTGCCCGGCAGCGCCATGATCGAATTTCGGCTGGAATACCCGATGGAAGCGCTGGCCGAAACCCCGGCGGGCACGCTGGTGCTGGGCATGCGGGTCGATGTGATCGACCCCGCCGCCGACCCGAACCGGCTGGGGCGGTTTGATCCGCCGCGCCCGACCGGCCCCGATGGGCGCATCGAAATCGACGCCGGGATTATTCACCGGGCGAAATAGTTGCCACAGGCCTCAAGTAGCGCAAGGCGCGGTAGGCCAACATCTGAGGATAACATGGCTATTTCCTTCAACCTGATCCCGCCGGATCGGCGGGTGCCGGGGCAGTCGTTCGAGTTTGACAGCAGCCGCGCCGGGTATTTTCAGGAACAGGTGCGGGTGGTGCTGATCGGCGCGCGCCTGCCGACCGGCACCGCGCCTGCGGGCGTGCTCGAACGGGTGCAGGGCGTCGATCAGGCGAAAACCCAGTTTGGGCGCGGGTCGATGCTGGCGCGCATGGTGGAGATTTTCCGCCGCAACAATGCCACGGCGGAGCTTTGGTGCCTGCCGGTCAACGATCTGGCGACCCTGCCCGACGATCTGACCATCGATAACGAGGATATCCCGATTGATTATGTCGGGGAGGTGATCCCGGCCACCGGCCGCATCGATTACACCGGTAGCGCGGTGACGGCGGCGGGGGTGATCACGCTGTATATCGGCGGGCAGCGCGTGCGGGTTACGGCGGCGAAGGCGGACGGCCCGGTGCAATTGGCCGTTAAAACCACCATCGCCATTAATCAAGCCCTCGATCTGCCCGTAACCGCCGTGACGGACGGCGATGGCGTGGTGCTGACGGCCCGCCACCGGGGCGAAATCACCAATCAAATCGACCTGCGGCTGAATTATCGCGGCGCGATTGCCGGGGAACGGCTGCCGACCGGCGCGGCGGTGGTGCTGACGCCAATGGCGGGCGGCGCGGGTGACCCGTCGATGCTGACCTATCTGCCGAAGCTGGGGGACGAGCAGTGGTTTGCCATCGTCTGCCCCTATACCGCAGGCGACGCGCAGCAGGTGGTGCAGGAAGAAATGGCGGCGCGCTGGCACCCGGACCGGCAGGTCTATGGGTTGGCGTTTTCCGCCCTGGTTGCGCCGCTGGATGATCTGCTGGACTACGGCCAAACCCTGAACGGCCCTTATCAGTCGGTGATGGGTATCCCCGCCTGTCCGGCCCCGCCGTGGGAAATTGCCGCCGCCTATGGCGGTCAAGCCGCCCTATCCCTGGGGATCGACCCGGCCCGCCCGTTGCAGACCCTGCCGCTGACCGGCATTCTGCCGCCTGCCCAGGGCGACCGGCTGACAATTACCGACAGTAACAGTCTGCTCTATCGCGGTATCGCGACGGCGCAGACCGAGTCGGACGGCACCCTGCGCATCCAGCGCGAAATCTCCACCTATCGGGTGAATGAATGGGGGGAGCCGGACCCGTCCTACCTTGACCTGACCACCCCCGCCACCCTCAGCTATTACGTCCGCTCCCTACGGCAGCGACTGCGGCTGAAGTTCCCCCGCGCCAAGCTGGCGCGGGATGGGGCGCGGATCAGCCCGGGCCAAGCGGTGGTCACACTGGCGACGATCAAGGCGGAGGTGCTGGCCCATTACACCACCCTGGAACGCCTGGGGCTGGTCGAAAATATCGGCGCGTTTGTCGAGTACCTGATCGTTGAACGCGATCCTGCCGACCCGAACCGCGTCAACCTGCTGCTGCCGCCGGACCTGGTGAACCAACTGCGGTTTATCGCCGGGGTTGTGCAGTTCCGCCTAGAATTTGGAGCTTAAGCGATGACCGGCTTTACCTCCGCCACCCGCGCCAACGGCAGCGCGGGCCAGGCGTTTTCGAACCGCATTGCCGGGACGATCTATGTGCGGGTCGATGGCGAGATGCTCTGGGCGCGCGGCGCCTGGAAAGTCAATTTCGCGAGAACCGTGCGCGAAGGCGTGGCGGGCCAGGACCGCGTGCATGGCTACACGGAAAAACCGGCGATTCCCTCGGTCGAAGGGGAAGTGACGGACCGGGGCGAACTTAGCCTCGATAAACTCAGCCAGATCGAAAACGCCACCGTGACGGTCGAGCTTGTGAACGGCAAAACCTATGTTTTGTCAGAAGCTTGGCTGGTTTCCGAACTGTCGATCGAAACCGAGGACGGTAAGTTTTCGGTGAAATTCGAAGGCATGGACATTACCGAACAGATGGGGGCCTAACATGGCGGTGATTACACTGACGCATCCGATCCAAGTGGACGGCAAAGACGTGACCGAATTGACCGTGCCGACGCGGCTGACTTTGGGCGCGCTGCAATTGATGGACAATGAAAAGGGCGAAATCGGCAAGCTGGCGGGGCTGATCGCTGGGGCGTTCAAAATCCCCCTCTCCAGCGCGCGCCAGATGGATGTTGCCGATCTGGGGGCCGTGTCGGAAGTGCTTTTCCCTTTGTTGCCGACTTCGGGCCTGGGTGGGACCGCCTAGCGGGCGATCTTGCCTGCCTGCACCATTGGGCGCCGTCCGAAGTGCGGGCGATGACGGCGGACGAATTCCACTGGTGGGTGCGGCACACCCGGCGCGTGGCACAGGAGATGCAGCGCTCCTAGCCCATCGGTCGCCCTAGTCGCTTCCTTTGTTTCTTCCACCATAAGTTGCGGTTTGCGCCGAAGAGAGTCAAAAATGGCGGGAAACATCTCGGCAGCGATTAAAATTCTGCTGTCGGCAGTCGACCGGGCATCGGCCCCGATCCGCGCTGTGCAAGCCCGGTTGTCGGGCATCACAGCAGCGGCGGCGCGGGCGCGGCTGGCGCTGGCAGCCTTGGGTGAAATCAAGGGCCTCGATAAGCTAAAAGCCGGGTTGGGCGGCGTGCTGGGGCACCTTAAGGGGATTGCGGGGCAGGCGGCGGGCTTGGCGGCGCCGGTCGCGGCGCTCTTCGGCGGGGCGTCGATTGCCGGGATACTGGGGGCGGTCAAGGCGACCAGCGACTATGCCGACGAGATTTCTGGCGCGGCGCAGATCGCCGGGGTGGCGGTCGAACAGTTTCAGGCCCTGGCCTATGCTGCCGATCAGGCCAATGTGCCGACCGAGGTTCTGTCCAAATCCTTCAATATTCTGAATAAAAACATCGCCTATGCCCGTTCAGGGAATAAAAAAGCCGCTGAAATGTTCGCGGCAATGGGCCTGTCGGTCGATGAATTGAAACAACTATCGCCCGATGAAGTTATGCGAAAGCTGGCCGATAGTTTTGAAAAGATCGAAAACCCGTCCCTGAAATCTGCCGCTGCAATGGCGATTTTTGGTAAGGCGGGCGCGCAGCTTCTCCCCTTCTTTGAAGGTGGGTCAAAATCCATCGGGGAGATGGAGGATAAGGCCAAGCGCCTTGGCATCGTTATGGGGGGCGATGGCATCGATGCGGTTAAGGATTTTGGCGATAACGTCAGTACCTTAATGCAGTCGATCCAGGGGCTGGCGCGCAGCATCGCCGTCAAGGTGATCCCTTACCTTGAGCCGCTGGTGTTGCGGATGACCGACTGGATCGCCGCTAATCGCGAGCTGATCGCCACCAAGGCCGGGGAGTTTGTCGAGAAACTGGCAGGCTGGCTGCAGCGCATTGATTTTGATGCGGTCTTGCAGGGGATTACCGATTTTGCGGCGGGGGTGCAGCGGATTGTCGATTTTCTGGGCGGCTGGTCAAACGCCCTGACGCTGCTGGCCTTGAGCCTGACCGGGCTGCTGGGGCCGATGGTCTCGGTGGCAGGCGGCACGGCGCAAATTGCCATCTCCCTCACGCGGCTGCTGCCGGGCTTGGCGGCGGCAACCGGCGGATTTGCAAGGTTCGGCCTGCGCGTTGCGGCGCTGGCGGTGGGCTTGGGCGGGCGGTTGGCCCTGGCGCTCGCCGGGCTGGTGCCCGCGCTGATGGCACTGATCCCACCGATTATATCGGTCGGCGCGGCGATCTTGGCGACCCCTATTGGCTGGCTGCTGGCGGGGATCGCCCTTATTGCCGGGGCGGTCTACCTGATCATCAATAATTGGTCCGCGCTGGGCGATTTTTTTACCGGCCTGTGGGACGGCATCAAAGCGCTATTCGGCGGGCTGATCGGCTGGTTTGCCGATATCGGCGGGCGCTGGATTGGCGCCTTATGGGGCGGGCTGAAATCGGCCTGGGGTGGCCTGTGGGGCTGGATTACCGATGCGGTTAGCGGCTTGGTCGATCTGATCACTGCGCCCATTCGGGCCGTGTCGGGGCTTGTGACCAATACGATTACGGGCGGCGGGGCGGCGCCGATGGCGGGCAGCGCGGGCAGCGGTGGCGGGCCGGTGGTTAATGCCGGGGGACTGCGGGAGGGGACGGGGTTAATCCCCCCGGCAGCGGGACCGGCGCGGGCGCAGGTTGGCGGCGAAATGGTGGTGCGGTTTGAAAACCCGCCGCCGGGCATGACGGTCGAGAAATCGACCAGCGACACGCCCGGGCTGACTTTCCGTCCCGATCTAGGACCGGCCTGGGGCATCGCGTAAAACCAAAGGGTAAAATCAACATGGCTTGGCGCGACCGTTTGCAGCCCGCAAGCTTTCGCGGGGTGCCGTTTTTTGTCGATTCCGCTGATCTAGAAGCGGGGCGGCGGGTGGTGCTGCACGAATATCCGCTGCGCGACCTGCCGTCCGCCCAAGATTTGGGGCGGGCGCAGCGGAAATTCGGGGTAACGGCCTATGTGCTGGGCAAGGATTATCTCGATGCCCGTGACCGGCTGCTCAAGGCGCTTGAAACCGGCGGCGCCGGAACCCTGATCCTGCCGACCTGGCCCGCCCAGCAAATGGTGCTTGCGGCACCCGCGCGCCTATCGGAAAGCAAAGAGGAAGGCGGCATCTGTCGGATATCGTTGCAGTTTGCCGAGGCGGGGGAGCCGGTGCATCCGGCAGCGGCGGGCGGCGGGCCGAACGCGGCGGCGGAACGGGTTACCGTTGCCCGGCGGGCGGCGCGTGACCGGTTTGCCGGGGATTGGCGCATGCGCCAGCCAAACGGCGGGCTGCTGTCGAGCCTTGTGACGGATGCTTTAGGCGATGAATGGGGCGGGTTGCTGGTGGCGCTCACGGCGGTTGCCAGCGATACCGGCAGTCTGACCAGCGCGGGCGGCGTCCTGCTGGGTAGCTTGCTGGGCGATTTCACGGCGGGGGACCGCCAGAGTATCGGTGATGGTGCGGCGCTGGCGGAAGGGCTGCTGGGCATTGTGGCAGGGTTGGTCGATCCGGTGGCGGGCACTTTGGCGGCGGACCCGCTGTTGCGCGCGCTTGCCGCGCTGGTTTATGTGCCGCAATGGGGCGCGGCGGGTACGGGGGTAGCCTACCCGCGCGGATCGGCGCAACCCGGCTGGGCTGCCAATTGGCCGATGTCCAGCAATCGCCAGATTTTGCGCGGCAACCGCTCGGCTTTGGCCGATCTTCTGGGGCAGGCGGTGGTGATCGAAACCGCCCGCCATGTCACCGACTACACCCCCGCCAGCACCCGCGACGCCATCACCCGGCGCGACCGGCTGATCGAGGGGCTGGATGAAGCGGTGGATCGAATACAGGTATGGGATGCCACCTATACGGTAGCAACCGATGCCGACCGGGGGCAATCCGCCGCGCTGACCGAGGCGCTGACGGCCTGCGTTATCGGCGCGGCGGACGCGCTGAATGCGGCGGCGAGCCTCGTGCGGTTAACCCAAGTGACACTAACCCAGACCCTGCCCGCTGTGGTGCTGGCCTATGACCGGAGCGAGGACGAACGCGGCGCCGACGATATCGTTCTGCGCAATCGGATCATCCATCCGCTGGCCCTGCCCGCTGGGGTGCCCTTGGAGGTGAAGGTATGATTGATACCCCACTGGTCCCCCCAATGGAGCCGGTGACCCTGATCCTTGACGGCGGGGCCATCGAAGGCTGGACCGAAGTCCGGGTATCGCGCGCGCTTGATCACGCTGCGGGAGATTTTAGCCTCGGGCTGACCGACAAAAGCCGGGGGCCGGATGGGGTGGCGGTCCCGGCGCGGCTGTATTGCGGGGCGGAGTGCCGGGTGGCCATCGGCGGCGATATCGTGCTGACCGGCTATGTCGATGATGTGTCGATCAGCTATACCGCCACCAGCCACGCCATCCGCGTTTCGGGCCGGTCAAAAACCTGCGATCTGGTGGATTGTTCGGTCGATCCCGCTTATTCGGGCGCAGGTAAGGGCGGTAAGGAAAAGCCGCTGTCCGGCCTGTTTGATAAGCGCGGGGAAATTGCCCGCAGCGTGCGCGGCGATAAAGCGGTGACCGCCGGGCTGGCGACCCAGGCCGAACCGGTCAAGCAAGCCCCGGCGGCGGCGGAAGGCGGGCATTTTCGCGGGCAGCGGCTGGGGCAGGTGGCGCAAGCGCTGGCGCGCCCCTATGGCGTAACGGTGCTGGCAGTCGGTGATACGGGCGAACCGTTACCGGGCATTACGGTCGAGAAAGGGGATAAGGTTTTCGATGTCATCGAACGGTTGTGCCGGTTGCGCGGCCTTTTGGCGAGCGACGACGCGCGGGGAAATCTTATCCTTGCCCGGCCTGGCGGTGGCCGCGATCAAGGCACGCTCACCCTCGGAAAAACCATCCTGGCCGGAGACGCCAAATTCTCGATCAAAGACCGATATTCCGAATACCGCGTCTTCGGGCAGTCCCCCAGCCTGCACCGAGACGCCTACGGACGCACCAGTGACGACGACGAACTTATCGACCCCGACGATACGGACAATGATGGGCCTGCGGCTGACGGCCCGGCGGTAGCCCCAGAGGATCGGGACGATATCGCTGACCGCGCCGAAGCGGTGGCAGTCGCCCAGGGCGTTGCCCGCGATGCGGGCGTGCCGCGCTACCGGCTGCTGGTGGTGCAGGCCGAAACGGCGGCGGAGGCGGGCGGCGTCCAAGGGCGGGCCGAATGGGAAGCCGCGCACCGTTTGGGCAAGAGTTTGGAGCTAACCTATACGGTGCCCGGTTGGCGCAGCGCGACCGCCCGTCTGTGGGAAACCAATGGCACGGTGTGGCTAGCCGACCCGCTGGCGGCGCTGGATCGCAGCTTGATCGTCGCGGGGTTGGAATTCGCCCTCGATAATCAGGGCGGCATGGTGACCCGGCTGACCCTGGCCCCGGCAGAAGCCTACCTGCCCGAGCCGTTGAAAGCCAAAAAGCCCAAAAGCGGCGGCGGGCGCGATAGCGACGGCAAAACCAAGCCGCAGGGCCTGTTCGGTCCGCGCGGGGAAATTTCGACCGGGGTGAACGGTTAACCAGGGGCAACCTTATGGATCAGGATACGCTGGGTCGGGCGGTCGCCCCGCTGGGGCGGCGCGCCGGGCGCATGATTGCGCGGGGAATCATTGGGGTCACTCGGCTGATCAAAGGGCGGCAGGTGGCACAGACCGGGCGCTATGCCGAGGAAACCCGCGACGATACCGAAGTGTTTCAGGACTATGGTTTTGCCAGCCGCCCGCATCCAGGGGCAGAGGCGGTGGTGGTAGCGCTGGCGGGCGATGCGTCCCACCAAATCATCATCGCCGTCGAGGATGCCCGGTATCGATTCGGCCCGCTGAAAACCGGCGAAGTCGCGCTGTACGATGATCAGGGGCAGCACGTCTACCTGTACCGCGACGGAATCCGCGTCCGCGACCGCCACGGCAATGAAGCGCTGCTCTCGGCAGCCGGACTCGCCTTAACCAGCCCAACGGCTGCGCGGGTCACAGCGCCGCAAGTGATTGTCGATAGTGGCGATATTCGCTTGGGCACCGATGATCTACGCCCGGTCGCCCGGCTTGGCGATCCGGTGCAGGTGGATGGCAAGACCGGCTCGATTATTGGCGGGTCCGATATCGTCAGGGCCGGTTAGGGATAGGTTCTTTTTTGACGCAAATGCGTCGTCGCGGGTCGCGCCCGCTCGGGATTTGCTATTTATTTTTGACGCAAATGCGTCGTCGCGGGTTGCGCCCGCGCGGGATTTGCTATGGACCCTAAAATCATCTGGTCATCGGAAACCTGGGACGGCGATCTGTCGTTTCTGCCGCCCGACCTGCAGCATGACGACGATCTAATGACCGCCGTGCTGATCAGCCTGTTCACCGACCGCCGTGCGTTGCCGGACGATCCGTTGCCCGATGGGGTGAGCATCTGGCGCGGGGTGGAGGGGGATGCTGTTCCGGTGCTTTCCGGGCGGCGCGGCTGGTGGGCCGACCCGACCCTAGACGCGCTGCCCGATGGGCGGGCCGATTGGATCGGCTCGCGCCTCTGGTTGCTGTCCCGCGAAAAATGGACGGCGGCGGTGGCCGAACGCCTGCGGCTCTACGCCGAAGAGGCGCTGGCCTGGTTGATCGACGATGGCGTTGCCGACCGGGTGACGGTTGCGGTGGCGCGCGGTCCGTTTCAGGTCATTCAACTGTATGTGGAAATCCTGCGTACCGGCGGCGCGGTGTTTACCGGGCGCTTCGATTGGGCCTGGTCGGATTTGTTTAAACTCCAGCAATAGGGCAATCCCATGCCGTTCTTCAGACCGTCTCTGCGCGACCAAGTAGCGCGGATCGGGGCGGATATTGCCGCGCGCCTGCCCGGCGCTAATGCCGGGCTGCGCCGGTCAGTGCTGGGGGTACTGGCCCGCGTTTTCGCGGGCGCGGTCGATGGCCTCTATGGCTATCTGACCTGGCTGGCGCGCCAGATTTTTCCCGATACGGCCGAAACCGCGTATCTCGACCGCTGGGCTGCCATCTGGGGCGTTACCCGTAAACCAGCCGCGCGGGCCTTTGGCGCGCTGCGCGTCACCGGCTTCGTCGGCGCGGTCATTCCAGCGGGCACGGCCTGGGCCTATCAACCCGGTATTGGGGATGATGGGCAGGTGCTGCCGACCGTACTGGTGGAGGCGGTGGCGGAAGCGCAAATCCCCGCAGCGGGCTTTACCCTTGTATCGGCCCGCGCGGTGGAAGCGGGGGGTGGCGGCAGTTTGCCCGCCGATGCGCGCCTATCGCTGGTCAATGCCGTGCCGGGCGTGCTGCCCGATGCGCGGGTTGAAACCGCTTGGTCGGGCGGCGCCGATGTGGAGGATGACGAGAGCCTGCGGGAACGGCTGCTGGCGCGCATCCAGCGCCCGCCAGAAGGGGGTGCGGTTCACGATTACCTCGCCTGGGCGCTGGCAGTGCCCGGCGTTAGCCGCGCCTGGGTCTACCCGCACCGGATGGGCCTCGGCACCGTCGGCGTGGCGGTCATGTGGCAAGCGGGCGGTGGCGCGGATCGGCCAGCGACGGACGCCGAACTGCAACTGGTGTTTAACACTATCGATGACCGCCGCCCGGTGACGGCCGGGCTGTTCGTCTTTGCCCTGCGCCCCGTTGCCATCAACCTCGTGATCCGGCTCAAGCCGCCGACCCAAGCGGTGCGCGATGCGGTGCGCGCCAATCTGCTCGATCTTTTCATGCGCGAGGGGGCGCCGGGGGGCGTGCTGCTGATCTCCCACATTCGGGAAGCGATTAGCACGGCCCTGGGCGAATGGGACCATGTGGTCGATCCGCCGACCGGCCCCGGCATCGCCAACGATCAATGGGGCAACGCCGTCATGACCGACGCGACCGGCATTCCGGTTTTGGGGACGATCACATGGCTGCCCCTATAGTCCCGGCGCTGCCGGAAGAACTGCTGGTGCCCTGCGGCGCGACGGACGAGGAATACCGCCAAATGATGGCGGACCTGCTGCCGCTCGGCCCGGTCTGGCCCCGGCGGCGCGACAGTACCCTGCAAAAGCTGCTGCTAGCCTTCGGCGCCGAACTGGCCCGCGCCCATAATCGGGGCTGCGATCTGGCGCGGGAGGCGGTGCCGTCCGACTCGGTGGAGCTTTTGCCGGATTTGGAGCGGGTCACCGGCCTGCCGGACGAATGTGAACCGCCGGGGGAATCAACCATCGAGGCCCGCCAGCGCCGGGTAGTGGCGAAGCTCAATCACCGGGGCGGGCAGTCGATCCAGGTCTATAAAGACCTAGCGCGCGATAGCTTCGGGATCAGCCTGTGCGTGCGGGAATTCCGCCCGTTTCGGGCCGGGCCGGATCGCCCGTCGATTGATCCCGTCTATGCGCCCGGTGCTGTGAACGCGCAGAGCGCTGGGGGGGCGGCACCGACCGGCTTTGTCGTCGGGCGGCGGTTGCAGTCCGAATTCTACGGGCACGCGGGCGCGCCCCTGTCGAACAACGACTGGCGTTTCGTCTGGTCGGTCTGCCTCTGCGATCCCGCCAGCGCGCCACCCGGCGCGCAAGAAATCAAATTCAGGGCA
This window of the Elstera cyanobacteriorum genome carries:
- a CDS encoding phage tail sheath C-terminal domain-containing protein, which encodes MAISFNLIPPDRRVPGQSFEFDSSRAGYFQEQVRVVLIGARLPTGTAPAGVLERVQGVDQAKTQFGRGSMLARMVEIFRRNNATAELWCLPVNDLATLPDDLTIDNEDIPIDYVGEVIPATGRIDYTGSAVTAAGVITLYIGGQRVRVTAAKADGPVQLAVKTTIAINQALDLPVTAVTDGDGVVLTARHRGEITNQIDLRLNYRGAIAGERLPTGAAVVLTPMAGGAGDPSMLTYLPKLGDEQWFAIVCPYTAGDAQQVVQEEMAARWHPDRQVYGLAFSALVAPLDDLLDYGQTLNGPYQSVMGIPACPAPPWEIAAAYGGQAALSLGIDPARPLQTLPLTGILPPAQGDRLTITDSNSLLYRGIATAQTESDGTLRIQREISTYRVNEWGEPDPSYLDLTTPATLSYYVRSLRQRLRLKFPRAKLARDGARISPGQAVVTLATIKAEVLAHYTTLERLGLVENIGAFVEYLIVERDPADPNRVNLLLPPDLVNQLRFIAGVVQFRLEFGA
- a CDS encoding phage tail tube protein, translating into MTGFTSATRANGSAGQAFSNRIAGTIYVRVDGEMLWARGAWKVNFARTVREGVAGQDRVHGYTEKPAIPSVEGEVTDRGELSLDKLSQIENATVTVELVNGKTYVLSEAWLVSELSIETEDGKFSVKFEGMDITEQMGA
- a CDS encoding phage tail assembly protein gives rise to the protein MAVITLTHPIQVDGKDVTELTVPTRLTLGALQLMDNEKGEIGKLAGLIAGAFKIPLSSARQMDVADLGAVSEVLFPLLPTSGLGGTA
- a CDS encoding DNA circularization protein, with protein sequence MAWRDRLQPASFRGVPFFVDSADLEAGRRVVLHEYPLRDLPSAQDLGRAQRKFGVTAYVLGKDYLDARDRLLKALETGGAGTLILPTWPAQQMVLAAPARLSESKEEGGICRISLQFAEAGEPVHPAAAGGGPNAAAERVTVARRAARDRFAGDWRMRQPNGGLLSSLVTDALGDEWGGLLVALTAVASDTGSLTSAGGVLLGSLLGDFTAGDRQSIGDGAALAEGLLGIVAGLVDPVAGTLAADPLLRALAALVYVPQWGAAGTGVAYPRGSAQPGWAANWPMSSNRQILRGNRSALADLLGQAVVIETARHVTDYTPASTRDAITRRDRLIEGLDEAVDRIQVWDATYTVATDADRGQSAALTEALTACVIGAADALNAAASLVRLTQVTLTQTLPAVVLAYDRSEDERGADDIVLRNRIIHPLALPAGVPLEVKV
- a CDS encoding phage baseplate assembly protein; protein product: MIDTPLVPPMEPVTLILDGGAIEGWTEVRVSRALDHAAGDFSLGLTDKSRGPDGVAVPARLYCGAECRVAIGGDIVLTGYVDDVSISYTATSHAIRVSGRSKTCDLVDCSVDPAYSGAGKGGKEKPLSGLFDKRGEIARSVRGDKAVTAGLATQAEPVKQAPAAAEGGHFRGQRLGQVAQALARPYGVTVLAVGDTGEPLPGITVEKGDKVFDVIERLCRLRGLLASDDARGNLILARPGGGRDQGTLTLGKTILAGDAKFSIKDRYSEYRVFGQSPSLHRDAYGRTSDDDELIDPDDTDNDGPAADGPAVAPEDRDDIADRAEAVAVAQGVARDAGVPRYRLLVVQAETAAEAGGVQGRAEWEAAHRLGKSLELTYTVPGWRSATARLWETNGTVWLADPLAALDRSLIVAGLEFALDNQGGMVTRLTLAPAEAYLPEPLKAKKPKSGGGRDSDGKTKPQGLFGPRGEISTGVNG
- a CDS encoding phage baseplate assembly protein V translates to MDQDTLGRAVAPLGRRAGRMIARGIIGVTRLIKGRQVAQTGRYAEETRDDTEVFQDYGFASRPHPGAEAVVVALAGDASHQIIIAVEDARYRFGPLKTGEVALYDDQGQHVYLYRDGIRVRDRHGNEALLSAAGLALTSPTAARVTAPQVIVDSGDIRLGTDDLRPVARLGDPVQVDGKTGSIIGGSDIVRAG
- a CDS encoding phage GP46 family protein encodes the protein MDPKIIWSSETWDGDLSFLPPDLQHDDDLMTAVLISLFTDRRALPDDPLPDGVSIWRGVEGDAVPVLSGRRGWWADPTLDALPDGRADWIGSRLWLLSREKWTAAVAERLRLYAEEALAWLIDDGVADRVTVAVARGPFQVIQLYVEILRTGGAVFTGRFDWAWSDLFKLQQ
- a CDS encoding baseplate J/gp47 family protein yields the protein MPFFRPSLRDQVARIGADIAARLPGANAGLRRSVLGVLARVFAGAVDGLYGYLTWLARQIFPDTAETAYLDRWAAIWGVTRKPAARAFGALRVTGFVGAVIPAGTAWAYQPGIGDDGQVLPTVLVEAVAEAQIPAAGFTLVSARAVEAGGGGSLPADARLSLVNAVPGVLPDARVETAWSGGADVEDDESLRERLLARIQRPPEGGAVHDYLAWALAVPGVSRAWVYPHRMGLGTVGVAVMWQAGGGADRPATDAELQLVFNTIDDRRPVTAGLFVFALRPVAINLVIRLKPPTQAVRDAVRANLLDLFMREGAPGGVLLISHIREAISTALGEWDHVVDPPTGPGIANDQWGNAVMTDATGIPVLGTITWLPL
- a CDS encoding YmfQ family protein translates to MAAPIVPALPEELLVPCGATDEEYRQMMADLLPLGPVWPRRRDSTLQKLLLAFGAELARAHNRGCDLAREAVPSDSVELLPDLERVTGLPDECEPPGESTIEARQRRVVAKLNHRGGQSIQVYKDLARDSFGISLCVREFRPFRAGPDRPSIDPVYAPGAVNAQSAGGAAPTGFVVGRRLQSEFYGHAGAPLSNNDWRFVWSVCLCDPASAPPGAQEIKFRAGAKPHPAQIGALGRAGDPLRIYEDNLVWLLCLINRNKPAHTLLLWNVLCPDLMDRFKNA